A single genomic interval of Chloracidobacterium validum harbors:
- a CDS encoding endonuclease MutS2, with protein sequence MPEPTFVADFETLEFDAIRAHLAREARTPYGRELASELLPSANPAEIRRRLRLTTETRQFFTEQGGFGIGDLPDVRPLLDRLKPEHATLTVDELQALARTLDAGLHVRATLRPQRERFPRLGAIADAMPDLRDTLARVRRIVTPDGQLDESASPELQRLRSEQRIQHARLRRMLERLLQRRDLEGAFSDEIVTQRHGRFVVPVRDDNRGKVAGVVHGLSSSGMTAFVEPLEAIPLNNELTRLQELAEAEVTRLLQTASGYLRDQREAITRLVTAIAELDFVAAKARLAERLQAVEPIVSEQGRFHLVAARHPLLMLALQAQGREVVPLSFTLDEARRALIISGANAGGKTVVLKTAGLCVLMMQAGLLVPAQAAELPALAQVRADIGDQQSLAANLSTFSSHITKLAGIAATLTPPALVLLDEVGTGTDPDEGAALAQALIEYFRGRGAYVMATTHFNALKIYADTTPGVVSAAVSFDLETLTPTYQLCLDTMGSSSGLVIARRLGLPESLIEQAKAYLGERDVALARYVAELERRVTEARDAAAALDEERAALAHRYAQLEREFAARDAARQADFEARARQLAADFEARLSARLERIELTENRERLRREAMRDLAAATADLQRAVSPAQTESRPSKPKSSGRAPLPETAVAQPVTSASELCPGDRVRTSFGTLGQVEAISGDEVTVTSGALRLRVHATTLGKLPPSPSKATPAAPPARQTLVAMHDVAPSAHVTPEINLIGLTTDEATEALDRYLDRATLAGLTEVRVIHGIGTGALRKAVEAFLTHHPHVERFARADRRQGGDGATIVSLHP encoded by the coding sequence ATGCCTGAACCGACGTTCGTTGCTGATTTCGAGACACTGGAGTTTGACGCGATCCGCGCCCATCTGGCGCGTGAAGCCCGCACGCCCTATGGACGTGAGTTGGCGAGCGAACTCTTGCCCAGCGCCAACCCGGCCGAGATTCGGCGGCGACTGCGGCTAACGACCGAGACCCGCCAGTTTTTCACCGAGCAGGGCGGCTTTGGGATTGGCGACTTGCCCGATGTGCGCCCCTTGCTCGACCGCCTCAAGCCGGAGCACGCCACCCTTACGGTTGACGAACTCCAGGCGCTGGCCCGGACGCTGGACGCTGGCTTGCACGTTCGTGCCACGCTTCGTCCGCAGCGTGAGCGGTTTCCACGACTTGGCGCGATCGCCGACGCCATGCCCGACCTCCGGGATACCCTGGCGCGGGTACGCCGCATCGTCACGCCGGATGGACAGCTCGACGAAAGCGCCAGTCCAGAGCTACAGCGGCTGCGCTCCGAACAACGCATCCAGCATGCCCGCTTGCGGCGGATGCTCGAACGCCTGCTGCAACGGCGCGACCTGGAAGGCGCGTTCTCCGATGAGATCGTCACCCAGCGCCACGGCCGGTTTGTCGTCCCGGTGCGCGATGACAACCGGGGCAAGGTCGCAGGCGTCGTGCACGGGCTTTCCAGCAGTGGCATGACAGCTTTTGTCGAGCCATTGGAAGCCATCCCGCTCAACAATGAACTCACGCGGCTGCAAGAGCTGGCCGAGGCCGAAGTCACGCGCCTGCTGCAAACGGCTTCGGGCTACCTGCGCGACCAACGGGAAGCCATCACGCGGCTAGTCACAGCCATTGCCGAGCTTGACTTCGTCGCCGCCAAAGCCCGCCTTGCCGAACGGTTGCAGGCCGTCGAACCCATCGTTTCCGAACAGGGACGCTTTCACTTGGTCGCCGCGCGCCATCCGCTGCTCATGCTCGCGCTTCAGGCACAGGGGCGCGAGGTTGTTCCGTTGAGTTTCACCCTCGATGAAGCGCGGCGGGCGCTCATCATCAGTGGCGCGAACGCGGGCGGCAAGACGGTCGTGCTCAAAACCGCCGGCCTCTGCGTGCTGATGATGCAAGCGGGGTTGCTCGTTCCGGCTCAGGCCGCCGAACTACCCGCACTGGCCCAAGTCCGCGCCGACATTGGCGATCAGCAGTCGTTGGCCGCCAACCTCTCGACCTTTTCTTCCCACATCACCAAGCTGGCGGGTATCGCCGCCACGTTGACGCCGCCGGCGCTGGTGCTGCTCGACGAAGTCGGCACGGGAACCGACCCGGACGAAGGCGCGGCGCTGGCGCAGGCACTCATCGAGTACTTTCGAGGGCGCGGGGCCTACGTCATGGCCACGACCCATTTCAACGCGCTGAAAATTTACGCCGACACGACGCCAGGCGTCGTCAGCGCGGCGGTGTCCTTCGATCTGGAAACCCTGACCCCAACCTACCAGCTCTGCCTCGACACGATGGGAAGCTCCAGCGGCCTGGTCATCGCCCGGCGGCTTGGGTTGCCGGAGTCACTGATTGAGCAAGCCAAGGCATATCTCGGCGAACGGGACGTCGCGCTGGCGCGGTACGTGGCCGAACTCGAACGGCGGGTCACCGAAGCCCGCGACGCAGCCGCGGCGCTCGACGAGGAGCGCGCGGCCCTGGCCCACCGCTATGCCCAGCTTGAACGGGAGTTCGCGGCCCGCGACGCGGCGCGGCAAGCTGACTTTGAAGCGCGCGCGCGCCAACTGGCGGCTGATTTCGAGGCGCGCCTGTCGGCCCGGCTGGAACGAATCGAGCTGACCGAAAACCGCGAACGGCTCCGCCGGGAAGCCATGCGCGACTTGGCTGCGGCAACTGCCGACCTTCAGCGCGCGGTGTCCCCAGCCCAGACCGAATCACGTCCGTCAAAGCCCAAGTCGTCCGGTCGCGCGCCGCTCCCGGAGACGGCTGTCGCGCAGCCGGTGACATCGGCTTCCGAGCTGTGTCCGGGGGACCGCGTGCGAACGAGTTTTGGCACGCTGGGGCAGGTCGAGGCCATTTCCGGCGACGAAGTGACCGTGACCAGTGGCGCGCTACGGCTCAGGGTGCATGCCACGACCCTCGGCAAGCTTCCGCCGTCGCCGTCGAAAGCCACGCCAGCCGCGCCGCCCGCCCGGCAAACCCTGGTGGCCATGCACGATGTCGCGCCAAGCGCCCACGTCACGCCTGAAATCAACCTGATTGGACTGACAACCGATGAAGCCACCGAAGCCCTCGACCGCTACCTCGACCGCGCGACGCTCGCCGGACTCACCGAGGTGCGCGTCATCCACGGCATTGGCACCGGCGCGCTACGCAAGGCCGTAGAAGCGTTCCTAACCCATCACCCGCATGTCGAGCGGTTTGCGCGAGCTGACCGGCGACAGGGTGGGGACGGCGCGACCATCGTGAGCTTGCATCCATGA